AACTCATGGCTTGCATCGGCTCAGTGGTTCATCGCTGCTGAGCGGCCGCCGCATCTCACATGCATTTTGCCGCTCGAGGGACTCAGCGACGTTTATCGAGAGACCCTTTGTCGTGGTGGCGTCCCATACCTGCCTTTTTGGACATTCCTCGGGAATAATCTTTTCAGTAAGTGCTTGGGTGGGTGATAGACAGCAAGTGTGTCTACAACATGCTGACCGATACTTCGCAGGCAATCAGGAACGAGAAGATGTCATCTCAATGATCAAGAATTATCCCCTAATGAACGACTATTGGGAAGACAAAAGAGCCAAGGCACATCTGATTACTGTCCCTGCATACGTTCTTGCCAGCATGTCTACTGGTCTCCACACGGTCGGATCTATACGATGTTATGAAGATATCCCTCACGAGAAAAAATGGTGCGTCCTGACTGATGCCTATGAGGTACTACTTCTAACCGGGCTTTCACGTCCTAGGTTGCGCGTGAATTGCACTCAAGAATGGCATGACTTGTACCAGGAGGACACGATTGCCGACCTGAAGAAGTTTCTTGACTTCTACATGAAGGGAGTGAACAACGGATGGGAACAGACTCCCAAGGCTAGGATCTCTATATTGAGATATACCCGGGTAAGTATATCTAGCTGCCCTACATCGGTCAATGAAGTTAACGTTTGCAAACAGCCGGGGATCCAAAATGTCCCATTCGAATCCTGGCCAATACCCCAAACTGAGCAGCGCAAGTTCTGGCTGTCCACCAACGGCAAGATGGAAACCGGTCGTCCTTCATTGAAAGACGCCAAAGTCTCATATCAGTCAGACGTTGTTGCTTTGCAGAAAGATGATGACTCCGGATTCGTCGAATTCTCATATACTTTCACGGAAAGGACCACTCTCATAGGGCCCTGCCGAGCAATTCTCCACATGTCTTGCCCTGATCATGACGATATGGACGTGTTCGTCATAATTCGAAAAGCAGATCGGAGCGGAAATGTTCTAAGGAACATCAACATTCCTCTTCAGGACCTGGTCGGGGTAGAGCGCGAGGAGGACATAAGTATAACCAACACGTTGCAATATGTGGGACCTTCAGGGATCCTTCGAGCAAGTCACTGTGCTCTAGATCCCAAACTTTCAAAGCCTCACTGGCCTGCGCACGACCACACAAGGGAGGACAAGGTCAGACCCTCAGAGGTGGTCCAGCTAGAAATAGGTCTGTGGCCTGCTGCC
This region of Fusarium keratoplasticum isolate Fu6.1 chromosome 7, whole genome shotgun sequence genomic DNA includes:
- a CDS encoding hypothetical protein (Related to cocaine esterase [Fusarium fujikuroi]) — protein: MSDTLLPTPFKVRYTSATPLENPLARYDGLKPKIDTLPKGFQKQTGYRPFPVETIFERDVAIPVRDGTILRADVFRPVGDQKFPALLAFSPYGKSGTVGFFDLSFICGRAGVPQERLSGFESFEAPDPAEWTQHDYAVVNVNSRGILGSEGLHRWHGVGEGQDGHDTIEHIAQLPWCNGRVALVGNSWLASAQWFIAAERPPHLTCILPLEGLSDVYRETLCRGGVPYLPFWTFLGNNLFSKCLGNQEREDVISMIKNYPLMNDYWEDKRAKAHLITVPAYVLASMSTGLHTVGSIRCYEDIPHEKKWLRVNCTQEWHDLYQEDTIADLKKFLDFYMKGVNNGWEQTPKARISILRYTRPGIQNVPFESWPIPQTEQRKFWLSTNGKMETGRPSLKDAKVSYQSDVVALQKDDDSGFVEFSYTFTERTTLIGPCRAILHMSCPDHDDMDVFVIIRKADRSGNVLRNINIPLQDLVGVEREEDISITNTLQYVGPSGILRASHCALDPKLSKPHWPAHDHTREDKVRPSEVVQLEIGLWPAAIEFSAGERLVFRVAGHQMTLAEFDPLRGGFRAGNVGKHNVHFGGQYESYITIPVVSMN